One window of the Vigna radiata var. radiata cultivar VC1973A chromosome 1, Vradiata_ver6, whole genome shotgun sequence genome contains the following:
- the LOC106772564 gene encoding oxalate--CoA ligase-like, whose amino-acid sequence METTSTLTYFLRHVAAKFPSRRALSVAAKFDLTHSRLHQLVESAAQRLLTAGIKPGDVVALTFPNTVEFVIMFLAVIRVRATAAPLNSAYTDEEFEFYLSDSESKLLLTSSEGNNAAQAAASKLKIAHATASVTQAESNEPELSLSLSQSDSVNSVDSVESVVNDPDDVALFLHTSGTTSRPKGVPLTQHNLLSSVQNIKSVYRLTESDSTVIVLPLFHVHGLIAGLLSSLAAGAAVALPAAGRFSASAFWKDMVKYNATWYTAVPTIHQIILDRHANNPEPVYPRLRFIRSCSASLAPAILGKLEEAFGAPVLEAYAMTEASHLMASNPLPQDGPHKAGSVGKPVGQEMVILDQTGRVQEAEVSGEVCIRGPNVTKGYKNNVDANTAAFEFGWFHTGDVGYLDSDGYLHLVGRIKELINRGGEKISPIEVDAVLLSHPDIAQAVAFGAPDAKYGEEIYCAVIPREGSNLDEAEVLRYSKNNLASFKVPKKVFITDSLPKTATGKILRRLVTEHFVSQI is encoded by the exons ATGGAAACCACATCCACACTTACCTATTTCCTCCGCCATGTCGCCGCCAAGTTCCCCTCTCGCCGAGCGCTCTCCGTCGCTGCCAAATTTGACCTCACCCACTCTCGCCTCCATCAACTGGTGGAATCCGCCGCCCAACGGCTGCTCACCGCCGGAATCAAACCCGGCGATGTCGTCGCCCTCACCTTCCCCAATACCGTCGAG TTTGTTATCATGTTTCTAGCCGTTATTCGAGTGCGGGCCACAGCCGCGCCGTTAAACTCGGCTTACACAGACGAAGAGTTCGAGTTTTATTTATCCGACTCCGAGTCCAAGCTTCTCTTAACATCTTCAGAAGGAAACAACGCAGCCCAAGCCGCAGCTTCAAAACTCAAAATAGCTCACGCCACGGCTTCGGTAACCCAAGCCGAGAGTAACGAACCCGAGCTGAGTCTCTCGCTGAGTCAATCCGACTCGGTTAACTCGGTCGATTCGGTTGAGTCAGTGGTTAACGATCCTGATGACGTGGCGCTTTTCCTTCATACATCCGGCACCACAAGCCGACCCAAGGGAGTGCCGCTCACTCAGCACAACTTGCTCTCTTCGGTACAAAACATTAAATCGGTGTACCGACTCACTGAGTCTGACTCGACGGTGATTGTGCTTCCGCTTTTTCACGTGCACGGTTTGATTGCGGGGTTGCTTAGTTCCCTGGCGGCCGGTGCGGCGGTTGCGCTGCCGGCGGCGGGAAGGTTCTCCGCCTCTGCGTTCTGGAAAGACATGGTGAAGTACAACGCCACGTGGTACACTGCGGTCCCCACCATACACCAGATTATACTGGACCGCCACGCGAACAACCCCGAACCGGTTTACCCGCGGCTCCGGTTCATACGAAGCTGCAGCGCGTCTCTGGCACCGGCTATTTTGGGCAAACTCGAGGAGGCTTTCGGTGCGCCGGTGTTGGAAGCTTATGCGATGACGGAAGCGTCGCATCTCATGGCTTCGAACCCTTTACCACAAGATGGGCCGCACAAAGCCGGGTCGGTTGGAAAGCCCGTGGGACAAGAAATGGTTATTTTGGACCAAACGGGCCGGGTTCAAGAGGCTGAAGTTAGCGGAGAAGTTTGCATTCGTGGCCCCAATGTTACGAAAGGGTATAAAAATAACGTGGATGCCAATACGGCGGCGTTTGAATTTGGTTGGTTCCATACCGGTGATGTTGGCTACTTGGATTCTGATGGTTATTTGCACCTCGTGGGTCGCATCAAGGAACTCATCAACCGTGGAg gcGAAAAGATATCACCAATTGAAGTTGATGCTGTTCTGCTTTCACATCCGGACATTGCACAAGCAGTAGCTTTCGGAGCGCCTGATGCCAAGTACGGTGAAGAG ATATATTGTGCGGTTATCCCAAGAGAAGGATCAAACCTTGACGAGGCAGAGGTGCTAAGATATAGCAAGAACAATCTTGCATCCTTCAAAGTTCCCAAAAAGGTCTTCATTACTGATTCTCTGCCCAAGACTGCCACCGGAAAGATTTTGCGTCGTCTTGTGACAGAACACTTTGTCTCTCAAATTTGA